In one Silene latifolia isolate original U9 population chromosome 10, ASM4854445v1, whole genome shotgun sequence genomic region, the following are encoded:
- the LOC141607289 gene encoding uncharacterized protein LOC141607289, with amino-acid sequence MGRSGGLAMLWQKDIDCRFMSASVHHMDFTICYDGKEWRLTGFYGWPAVSDRHLSWELLRLLERQSTLPWVCIGDYNEILFSTEMKGGSRSQWQMNNFRSAVDDCQLRDVPWVGYNFSFDNGQAGEANRQCMLDRALCTSQWLDFYPHARLFYMDREWSDHAPIKLCLNAKELEAARVRPFRFEQIWVGEDGSEDAVERGVARGRGDLVAVLDECARELRGWQKININKIGKEIEKKRKQLARFNEGDRSEENVQRRRQLVAKISNLRRQEEQYWRQRSRALWLKDGDRNTKFFHTRAGERKRKNYIAKLIDDEGAERVGTEAVTNVAMEYFQALFTSSNPTNFDDVLTGIGGRVTEVMNEGLRRDYGEGEVLEALNQMNPLKAPGPDGMNGLFYQTYWSLVGPEVVRAVLAILRGERSPRDINKTNIVLIPKKKAPDKIRDFRPISLCNVVYKLVSKVLANRLKQFLGDIVSENQGAFTPGRTISDNVLIAFEVFHAMKSSRQVEGNMAIKLDMAKAYDRVEWRFLYRVLCVMGLDRNWVDRVMACVTSVSFSVLVNGNPSRTFRPTRGLRQGDPLSPYLFILCAEVLSSLMRKAVSDGALHGVRISNGAPEISHLLFADDSIFFTRATEEEAAAVCDILRRYEYASGQLVNLDKTTVSFSKGVPLTKRSNLATRLGIIEVEEQERYLGLPTVVGRSKKVLTNILRDKLSKRLEGWRGKILSRAGKEVLLKAVANSLPTYVMSFFKIPVNFCEELRGMMSRFWWGHEEGKRGISWVSWNKLCQPKGMRGMGFRDFKLFNLALLSKQAWRLMTETESLWARVMKARYYPNGEFLSSNIGNHPSYTWRGIWEAKGVLGLGLRRRIGDGLSTRVWGDAWVVSNQMGRVITHQPPGHADMRVADLLIDGGKAWNGQLIDDIFLGFEGARIKNIRLSESAINDEWFWCAEKDGVFSVRSAYRLLAGGSAFLEVGGASNWEREKWLWTRLWKIPVWPRVKLFFWQLCSEALATRANIATRIRGESSFCSFCNSCFESSLHVFRDCGVAQRVWEGLGLAGEEMDAGEGSVRDWIEAKWKEFGGRECGWFMVGCWALWEHRNKVIFEAREVDPDSVVKRVRGVMEEIEGGGYVWRGTRDEEGGGRRENPRRGWVAPTEGYVKVNADAGVQEGAGVNLGMVCRDGRGRVLWGATHVLEQLWESHIAEAVAVLEGIKEARRRGHENIIVESDCLQVIEALRKSSSGRSIFDLVLDDIRSLCFSFNSVIWSFTSRLNNGVAHALAHPFPRVVGKYVWSEGLPLIANDAVVSDLLVMQ; translated from the coding sequence ATGGGGAGGTCAGGGGGTCTTGCTATGTTGTGGCAGAAGGATATTGATTGTCGGTTCATGTCTGCTTCAGTTCACCATATGGATTTTACAATCTGTTATGATGGGAAGGAGTGGAGGCTTACGGGGTTTTATGGTTGGCCGGCGGTCTCAGACCGTCACTTATCTTGGGAGCTGCTTCGGCTGCTTGAGAGGCAGTCGACGTTGCCGTGGGTGTGTATTGGTGATTACAATGAGATCCTGTTTTCTACTGAGATGAAAGGGGGTAGTCGATCGCAATGGCAGATGAATAATTTCAGATCAGCTGTGGATGATTGTCAATTGCGGGATGTTCCGTGGGTTGGGTACAACTTTTCTTTTGATAACGGACAAGCAGGAGAAGCTAATAGACAATGTATGCTAGATAGAGCTCTTTGCACATCTCAGTGGCTTGACTTCTACCCTCACGCTCGTCTTTTCTACATGGACCGTGAGTGGTCGGACCATGCCCCGATCAAGCTTTGTCTAAATGCGAAGGAGTTGGAGGCGGCCAGAGTGCGACCGTTTCgttttgaacaaatttgggttGGAGAGGATGGGAGTGAGGATGCCGTGGAGAGAGGGGTGGCGAGGGGAAGAGGTGACTTGGTGGCGGTCCTTGATGAATGTGCGCGGGAATTAAGAGGGTGGCAGAAGATCAATATAAACAAAATAGGCAAAGAGATAGAGAAGAAGAGGAAGCAGCTGGCACGATTTAATGAAGGGGATCGTTCTGAGGAAAATGTGCAGCGAAGAAGACAACTGGTGGCGAAAATTTCCAATCTTCGTCGCCAGGAAGAACAATATTGGAGACAAAGGTCAAGAGCGCTGTGGCTTAAAGATGGGGACCGAAATACCAAGTTTTTTCACACTCGAGCAGGAGAACGGAAAAGGAAAAATTATATTGCAAAGCTAATTGATGATGAAGGGGCTGAAAGGGTGGGTACCGAGGCTGTTACTAATGTGGCGATGGAATATTTTCAAGCTCTCTTTACTTCTTCGAATCCCACCAACTTCGATGATGTCTTGACGGGAATTGGGGGTCGTGTTACTGAGGTAATGAACGAAGGCCTGCGAAGAGATTACGGGGAGGGGGAGGTGCTCGAGGCCTTGAATCAAATGAACCCCTTAAAGGCGCCGGGTCCGGATGGTATGAATGGCCTCTTCTATCAAACTTATTGGAGTTTGGTTGGGCCGGAAGTGGTTCGAGCTGTCCTTGCTATCCTTCGAGGTGAGCGGTCTCCGAGAGATATTAATAAAACAAACATTGTTCTCATCCCAAAGAAGAAGGCCCCGGATAAAATACGAGACTTTCGGCCGATTAGCCTTTGCAATGTTGTATACAAGCTTGTCTCGAAGGTCCTTGCAAATCGTCTGAAGCAGTTCTTGGGGGACATCGTCTCGGAGAATCAAGGGGCTTTTACGCCTGGGAGAACAATATCGGACAACGTTCTTATAGCTTTTGAGGTGTTTCATGCTATGAAGAGCTCGCGACAGGTGGAAGGAAATATGGCGATCAAATTGGATATGGCAAAAGCATATGACAGGGTTGAGTGGCGGTTCCTTTATAGGGTCCTTTGCGTTATGGGTTTGGACAGAAATTGGGTTGATCGGGTTATGGCTTGTGTGACCTCGGTCTCCTTCTCGGTTTTGGTAAATGGGAACCCATCCCGTACCTTTCGACCAACTAGGGGATTACGACAGGGCGACCCTTTATCCCCTTATCTGTTCATTCTTTGTGCGGAAGTTTTGTCGAGTTTAATGCGTAAAGCTGTATCTGATGGAGCTCTCCACGGGGTCAGGATTTCGAATGGGGCACCAGAAATTTCCCATTTACTCTTTGCAGACGATAGTATTTTCTTTACTAGAGCCACAGAGGAGGAAGCTGCAGCTGTGTGTGATATTTTGAGACGGTACGAATATGCCTCTGGTCAGCTGGTAAATCTTGATAAGACTACCGTTTCTTTTAGCAAGGGGGTGCCACTAACGAAGAGGAGTAATCTAGCGACAAGGTTGGGTATTATTGAGGTCGAAGAGCAGGAGCGATATTTGGGGCTTCCTACGGTGGTGGGACGTTCTAAGAAGGTGCTCACTAACATTCTGCGAGACAAGCTGAGCAAAAGGTTGGAAGGTTGGCGTGGGAAGATTTTGTCTAGGGCTGGTAAGGAGGTTCTTTTAAAGGCTGttgccaattcactccctacctatgttaTGAGTTTTTTTAAAATCCCCGTTAACTTTTGTGAGGAGCTCAGAGGTATGATGTCGAGATTTTGGTGGGGACATGAGGAGGGGAAGAGGGGTATCTCGTGGGTTTCGTGGAATAAGCTCTGTCAGCCCAAGGGAATGAGAGGGATGGGCTTCCGTGATTTCAAGCTGTTTAACCTTGCTTTGTTGAGTAAACAGGCGTGGAGACTCATGACGGAGACGGAGAGCTTATGGGCTCGTGTTATGAAGGCTAGATATTACCCGAATGGTGAGTTCTTGTCGTCAAACATTGGCAATCACCCTAGCTACACTTGGAGGGGTATATGGGAGGCGAAAGGGGTGCTCGGCTTGGGTCTGCGAAGGCGCATAGGAGATGGGTTATCTACTCGGGTATGGGGTGATGCATGGGTGGTGTCGAATCAAATGGGAAGGGTTATTACACATCAACCCCCGGGGCACGCAGATATGAGGGTCGCGGACCTGCTTATTGACGGTGGCAAGGCTTGGAATGGGCAGCTGATTGACGATATTTTCTTGGGGTTCGAAGGAGCTCGGATTAAGAATATCCGTCTTAGTGAGAGTGCTATTAATGACGAGTGGTTTTGGTGCGCGGAAAAGGACGGAGTGTTCTCTGTGAGGTCGGCCTATCGACTGTTAGCGGGTGGTAGTGCTTTCTTGGAAGTGGGGGGAGCGTCGAATTGGGAGAGGGAGAAATGGTTGTGGACTAGGCTCTGGAAAATCCCGGTGTGGCCTCGAGTGAAGCTTTTCTTTTGGCAACTGTGCAGCGAAGCTTTAGCAACAAGAGCAAACATCGCCACTCGAATTCGAGGTGAGTCTTCTTTCTGTTCTTTTTGCaattcttgttttgagtcaaGTTTACATGTTTTCCGAGACTGCGGGGTGGCTCAAAGGGTTTGGGAGGGACTCGGCTTGGCAGGGGAAGAGATGGATGCGGGAGAGGGGAGTGTGCGGGATTGGATTGAGGCGAAGTGGAAGGAGTTTGGAGGGAGGGAATGCGGTTGGTTTATGGTGGGTTGTTGGGCGTTGTGGGAGCATCGCAACAAGGTTATTTTTGAGGCTCGGGAGGTCGACCCAGATAGTGTGGTGAAGCGGGTAAGAGGAGTCATGGAGGAGATAGAAGGTGGGGGATATGTGTGGCGGGGTACAAGGGATGAGGAAGGAGGTGGGAGGAGGGAGAACCCTCGGAGAGGTTGGGTGGCACCTACAGAAGGGTATGTGAAAGTGAACGCGGATGCAGGTGTTCAAGAAGGGGCGGGTGTGAATCTGGGTATGGTGTGCCGAGATGGAAGGGGCCGGGTGCTTTGGGGAGCGACGCATGTGTTGGAGCAGCTGTGGGAGAGTCACATTGCGGAGGCGGTGGCGGTTCTGGAAGGGATTAAGGAAGCACGGCGAAGAGGCCACGAGAACATTATCGTCGAAAGCGATTGTCTACAAGTTATTGAAGCTCTGCGGAAATCTAGTTCGGGCAGAAGTATTTTTGATTTAGTTTTAGATGACATTCGGTCTTTatgtttctcttttaattctgTTATTTGGTCTTTTACGAGTCGTTTGAACAATGGAGTAGCTCATGCGCTAGCGCATCCGTTTCCTAGAGTAGTTGGCAAGTATGTGTGGTCAGAGGGATTGCCTTTGATCGCGAACGATGCGGTTGTTTCGGATTTATTAGTAATGCAGTAG